A window of Salmo trutta chromosome 5, fSalTru1.1, whole genome shotgun sequence contains these coding sequences:
- the LOC115194718 gene encoding 4F2 cell-surface antigen heavy chain encodes MSKDTEIDMKDVELNELDQGELRMTGDGPATDGLRAEKNRSSVKLEVLDEVVKFTGLSKEELMKVSGTPGWVRTRWVLLMLFWLCCVGMLARAIVIIVQAPRCKPIPEMIWWNQGPLYQISDLGAFNHNKGIKGVVEVLDRLNQLKVKGLVLGPLHTVQQDRVDTLNLVSMDPGVGTDQDLLVLLDMAHQKGISVVLNLTPNPGVDPWFSPDLLPEVLDNLGFAAKHWLGMGVDGVQVSGLAAASSSPDWSKVQGVVQGNGTEHDVKKRALIGVEDGLDSSDVSHLLSSSGVDLMLSDILNTPADSGIQRAKSIQDLISTQKQSSLAWGLGGTRGNHLASMVERPELVRLYQLLLFTLPGTPVFNYGDEIGIVDQGSTSPQMLWYTEAENQTAQAQKTCSWFKTLSALRGEERSLLHGDYFPLHSSSSSLAFLRLWDQDERYVTAVNWGSTPATLYMALDHPDLGLPQQAEVKLSTDSETLDADSSVSLDKLLLGPGQAVLLTFPFV; translated from the exons ATGAGTAAAGACACCGAGATAGATATGAAGGATGTCGAGTTGAACGAGTTAGACCAGGGGGAACTACGGATGACCGGCGACGGACCGGCGACGGACGGACTGAGGGCTGAGAAGAACCGGTCGAGTGTGAAGCTCGAGGTCCTAGATGAGGTTGTCAAGTTTACCGGGCTGTCGAAGGAAGAGCTCATGAAAGTTTCTGGTACACCAGG GTGGGTGAGAACTCGCTGGGTTCTCCTGATGCTGTTCTGGTTGTGCTGCGTGGGGATGCTGGCTAGAGCCATAGTGATCATTGTCCAGGCCCCCAGGTGTAAACCCATACCTGAGATGATCTGGTGGAATCAGGGTCCTCTCTATCAGATATCTGACCTGGGTGCCTTCAACCACAACAAGGGAATCAAAG gtgtaGTGGAGGTACTAGACAGACTGAACCAGTTGAAGGTGAAGGGCCTGGTTCTGGGGCCTCTTCACACTGTCCAGCAGGACCGGGTAGACACACTAAACCTGGTCTCCATGGACCCCGGGGTAGGAACTGACCAGGACCTGCTGGTTCTGCTGGACATGGCCCACCAGAAGG GTATCTCTGTGGTGTTGaacctgacccctaaccctggaGTTGACCCCTGGTTCAGTCCTGACCTCCTGCCTGAAGTACTGGACAATCTCGGG TTTGCTGCTAAACACTGGCTGGGTATGGGTGTAGATGGCGTGCAGGTGTCCGGCCTCGCTGCTGCCAGCTCCTCTCCTGATTGGTCCAAGGTCCAGGGCGTCGTCCAGGGCAACGGTACAGAACATGATGTGAAGAAGAG agcTCTCATAGGAGTGGAAGATGGTCTGGACTCCTCTGATGTCTCTCATCTTCTCAGCTCCTCTGGTGTTGACCTGATGTTGTCTGATATCCTCAACACCCCTGCAGACTCAG GTATCCAGAGAGCCAAGTCCATCCAGGACCTGATCTCTACCCAGAAACAGAGCTCTCTAGCCTGGGGACTAGGCGGTACCAGGGGAAACCACCTTGCTAGCATGGTGGAGAGACCAGAGCTGGTCCGGCTCTACCAG CTACTGCTCTTCACTCTGCCTGGAACTCCTGTCTTCAACTATGGAGATGAGATAGGAATAGTTGACCAGGGCTCCACCTCTCCTCAGATGCTGTGGTACACTGAGGCTGAGAACCAGACTGCTCAG GCCCAGAAGACTTGTTCGTGGTTTAAGACCCTCTCTGCCCTGAGGGGTGAAGAACGTTCCCTCCTTCACGGGGACTActtccccctccactcctcctcctcatccctggCTTTCTTGCGTCTGTGGGACCAGGACGAGAGATACGTGACGGCTGTCAACTGGGGCTCCACCCCTGCCACCCTATACATGGCCCTCGACCACCCAg ACCTGGGTCTTCCACAGCAGGCTGAAGTCAAGCTGAGTACAGACTCTGAAACCCTAGATGCAGACAGCTCTGTCTCGCTGGATAAACTGCTGCTGGGACCAGGACAGGCTGTCCTATTGACCTTCCCCTTTGTTTAG